A genomic region of Actinomycetota bacterium contains the following coding sequences:
- the pdhA gene encoding pyruvate dehydrogenase (acetyl-transferring) E1 component subunit alpha — MDLDPVTGPAPDPEHGRHLLHEMLRIRRFEEKCVELYSAQKIRGFMHLYIGEEAVAVGVMESLEREDAVVATYREHGHALARGVSAASIMAEMFGKVEGASRGRGGSMHIFDATTRFFGGNAIVGGGLPIAVGLALADKMRGRARVTCCFFGEGAVAEGEFHESMNLAALWGLPVLFVCENNLYAMGTHIERSEAETNIALKASSYEMPAWSVDGMDVVAVEEAARRAAVAVRAGTGPYFLECRTYRFRAHSMYDPELYRAKEEVRMWKQRDPIELFTGWLQLHGAVDDESLRRMEEEIAREIAEAIAFAEAGTPEPVEDLTKYVYAERAP, encoded by the coding sequence ATGGACCTCGACCCGGTCACCGGCCCTGCGCCCGACCCCGAGCACGGCCGCCACCTGCTCCATGAGATGCTTCGCATCCGCCGCTTCGAAGAGAAGTGCGTGGAGCTCTACAGCGCCCAGAAGATACGTGGATTCATGCACCTCTACATCGGCGAAGAGGCCGTCGCCGTCGGCGTCATGGAGTCGCTCGAGCGCGAGGATGCCGTGGTCGCCACCTACCGCGAGCACGGCCACGCGCTGGCGCGCGGCGTCTCGGCTGCCTCCATCATGGCCGAGATGTTCGGGAAGGTGGAAGGTGCGAGCCGCGGACGCGGCGGCTCGATGCACATCTTCGACGCAACTACCCGCTTCTTCGGCGGAAACGCGATCGTCGGCGGAGGGCTGCCGATCGCGGTCGGCCTCGCCCTCGCCGACAAGATGCGAGGACGAGCCCGTGTGACGTGCTGCTTCTTCGGTGAAGGAGCGGTCGCGGAAGGCGAATTCCACGAGTCGATGAACCTCGCAGCGCTCTGGGGTCTCCCCGTGTTGTTCGTCTGCGAGAACAACCTCTACGCGATGGGAACCCACATCGAGCGCTCCGAAGCCGAGACGAACATCGCATTGAAGGCATCGAGCTACGAGATGCCCGCCTGGTCCGTCGACGGGATGGATGTTGTCGCGGTTGAAGAAGCCGCCCGCCGTGCGGCCGTCGCGGTACGCGCGGGAACCGGTCCGTACTTCCTCGAATGCCGGACGTATCGGTTCCGAGCGCACTCCATGTACGACCCGGAGTTGTACCGCGCCAAGGAAGAGGTCCGGATGTGGAAGCAACGTGATCCGATCGAACTCTTCACCGGGTGGCTGCAATTGCACGGCGCCGTCGACGACGAGTCGCTCCGCCGGATGGAGGAAGAGATCGCGAGGGAAATCGCCGAAGCGATCGCGTTCGCAGAGGCCGGAACGCCGGAACCGGTCGAGGACCTGACGAAGTACGTCTACGCGGAGCGAGCGCCATGA
- a CDS encoding alpha-ketoacid dehydrogenase subunit beta: MRMTYREALRAGIRDAMLQDERVFLMGEDVGRYGGCFGVSKGLLEEFGPDRIRDTPLSESAFVGAGIGAALGGMRPIVEIMTVNFSLLALDQIVNNAATISHMSGGQFAIPLVIRMTTGAGRQLGAQHSHSLDGWYAHIPGIKVLTPATLEDARGMMASALADPNLVVIFEHGSLYNMEDELAADAGAVDIERAAVRRPGKDVSLITYGGTLAKTVEAAEKLAPEGIDVEVVDLRVLRPLDEATILRSVRKTHRAVIVDEGWRSGSISAEVSARIMENAFFELDAPVTRVCSAEVPMPFAKHLEEAAIPQVETIVRATRELFRGE; encoded by the coding sequence TTGCGAATGACCTATCGCGAGGCCCTTCGGGCCGGGATCCGCGACGCGATGCTGCAGGACGAGCGCGTGTTCCTCATGGGGGAGGACGTCGGCCGATACGGCGGATGCTTCGGCGTGAGCAAAGGACTCCTGGAGGAATTCGGTCCCGACCGGATACGCGACACCCCGTTGTCGGAATCCGCGTTCGTCGGAGCAGGCATCGGCGCGGCACTCGGCGGCATGCGTCCCATCGTCGAGATCATGACGGTGAACTTCAGCCTGCTGGCGCTCGATCAGATCGTGAACAACGCGGCGACGATCTCGCACATGTCGGGGGGGCAGTTCGCGATCCCGCTGGTCATCCGCATGACCACCGGCGCCGGCCGCCAGCTCGGCGCTCAGCACTCGCACAGCCTGGACGGCTGGTACGCCCACATCCCCGGTATCAAGGTGTTGACGCCGGCGACGCTGGAGGACGCGCGTGGCATGATGGCCAGCGCCCTCGCCGACCCCAACCTGGTTGTGATCTTCGAGCATGGATCGCTGTACAACATGGAGGACGAGCTGGCGGCCGACGCGGGTGCCGTCGATATCGAACGCGCGGCCGTGCGGCGGCCGGGCAAGGATGTGTCGTTGATCACTTACGGAGGCACCCTTGCGAAGACGGTCGAGGCCGCCGAGAAGCTCGCGCCGGAGGGCATCGACGTGGAAGTCGTCGATCTCCGGGTGCTCCGGCCGCTCGACGAGGCGACCATCCTCCGGTCGGTTCGGAAGACCCACCGTGCGGTGATCGTGGACGAGGGATGGCGGAGCGGGAGCATCTCGGCCGAGGTCAGCGCGCGGATCATGGAAAACGCCTTCTTCGAGCTGGACGCGCCGGTCACGCGGGTCTGCTCGGCCGAGGTCCCGATGCCGTTCGCGAAGCACCTCGAAGAAGCGGCCATCCCCCAGGTCGAAACGATCGTGCGAGCGACGCGGGAGCTCTTCCGCGGTGAGTGA
- a CDS encoding dihydrolipoamide acetyltransferase family protein, whose product MSEFRMPSLGADMEAGKLIEWKVKPGDHVSRGDIVAVVDTDKAAIEIEIFETGTVQELLVAEGTKVPVGTPLALIAADGTEAAAVPSRAPSEPARPEAPPPARRLASPLARRAAHELGVDLSRVAGTGPGGAITRADIERAAAARDAETPQAETVRAQATPEPSTQDRKAAMRQAIGALMARSKREIPHYYLATDIDMKPALAWLEEHNAERPATERLLPAALLLKAVALATHDVPEMNGFWMEGAFRPGDGVHVGVAISLRQGGLIAPAIRDVDEKSLDELMTSLRDLVQRARSGVLRASEMSEPTITVTNLGDQGVETVFGVIYPPQVALVGFGKIGDRPWASGGLVGSRPLVKATLAADHRASDGHRGGLFLAAVDHFLQEPDHL is encoded by the coding sequence GTGAGTGAATTCCGCATGCCCTCGCTCGGCGCCGACATGGAAGCCGGCAAGCTCATCGAATGGAAGGTCAAGCCCGGTGACCACGTGAGCCGCGGCGACATCGTCGCGGTCGTAGACACGGACAAGGCCGCGATCGAGATCGAGATCTTCGAAACCGGGACCGTCCAAGAGCTTCTCGTCGCCGAAGGGACGAAGGTGCCGGTCGGGACGCCGCTGGCGCTCATCGCCGCGGACGGCACCGAAGCCGCGGCGGTCCCATCCCGGGCGCCGTCGGAGCCGGCTCGCCCAGAAGCCCCGCCGCCCGCTCGCCGGCTCGCTTCCCCGCTGGCTCGCCGAGCCGCGCACGAGCTCGGCGTCGATCTCTCGCGGGTGGCCGGGACTGGTCCCGGCGGCGCGATCACGCGAGCGGACATCGAGCGCGCCGCCGCCGCGCGTGACGCGGAGACGCCGCAGGCCGAGACGGTCCGCGCTCAGGCAACGCCCGAGCCGTCCACCCAGGACCGAAAGGCTGCGATGCGGCAGGCGATCGGGGCGCTCATGGCACGCTCGAAACGGGAGATCCCGCACTACTACTTGGCGACGGATATCGACATGAAGCCGGCCCTCGCTTGGCTCGAGGAACACAACGCAGAGCGCCCGGCCACCGAACGGCTGCTGCCGGCCGCGCTCCTGCTCAAAGCCGTGGCGCTGGCGACGCACGACGTGCCGGAGATGAACGGCTTCTGGATGGAAGGTGCGTTCCGGCCGGGCGACGGGGTCCATGTCGGAGTGGCGATCTCGCTCCGACAGGGCGGCCTCATCGCACCGGCCATCCGCGACGTGGATGAGAAGAGCCTCGACGAGCTGATGACGTCGCTCCGCGACCTCGTGCAGCGCGCACGTTCGGGCGTGCTTCGCGCCTCGGAGATGTCCGAACCCACGATCACGGTGACGAACCTGGGCGACCAAGGGGTGGAGACCGTCTTCGGCGTGATCTATCCACCTCAAGTGGCGCTCGTCGGCTTCGGCAAGATCGGCGATCGACCATGGGCGTCGGGAGGTCTCGTCGGATCGCGCCCACTCGTGAAAGCCACGCTCGCTGCAGATCACCGCGCGAGCGACGGGCATCGCGGTGGCCTATTCCTGGCTGCCGTCGACCATTTCCTCCAGGAACCGGACCACCTCTAG
- a CDS encoding VOC family protein: MSHPVIHCEIGGHEAEKLKGFYADLFGWESIPAGPGYWLVAPQDGGIGGGIMQATADMPRYVTVYVRVDGLEATLRRVAELGGRVLVPPTDIPGVGAFALFQDIEENIIGLMQMTTK, translated from the coding sequence ATGTCTCACCCCGTCATCCATTGCGAGATCGGAGGCCACGAAGCCGAGAAGCTGAAGGGCTTCTACGCCGATCTGTTCGGCTGGGAATCGATCCCGGCCGGACCCGGGTACTGGCTCGTTGCCCCCCAGGACGGCGGCATCGGCGGCGGCATCATGCAGGCCACCGCCGACATGCCGCGATACGTGACCGTGTACGTCCGGGTGGACGGTCTGGAGGCGACGCTGCGAAGGGTCGCGGAGCTCGGTGGCCGCGTCCTCGTCCCGCCGACGGACATCCCCGGCGTCGGTGCGTTCGCGTTGTTCCAGGACATCGAGGAAAACATCATCGGCCTGATGCAGATGACGACCAAATAG
- a CDS encoding YbaK/EbsC family protein → MSTVTQYLADRELEFLAFDHPPTQTAVDEARTLGVAPGTVAKAIVLDTPNGHVVAVIPGSRRLDMKRVAEAVGTGHVSLADEAEISKDFPDYELGAIPPLSGLLGIPLYVDEELAGHERIVFASGRQTESVKMRTADLLAGPKVTIAPLCRQQKTFDEDWME, encoded by the coding sequence ATGTCTACCGTGACGCAGTACTTGGCCGATCGCGAGCTCGAGTTCTTGGCCTTCGACCATCCGCCAACCCAGACGGCCGTCGACGAGGCACGGACACTCGGCGTCGCCCCGGGAACGGTGGCGAAGGCGATCGTGCTCGACACGCCGAACGGTCACGTCGTTGCCGTCATCCCCGGCTCCCGCCGACTCGACATGAAGCGAGTCGCCGAAGCGGTCGGCACCGGGCACGTGAGTCTCGCCGACGAGGCAGAGATCAGCAAGGACTTCCCGGACTACGAGCTCGGTGCGATCCCTCCGCTCTCCGGGTTGCTCGGGATCCCGTTGTACGTCGACGAAGAGCTCGCCGGCCACGAGCGCATCGTGTTCGCATCGGGCAGGCAGACGGAGTCCGTGAAGATGCGGACCGCCGACCTCCTCGCCGGTCCGAAGGTGACGATCGCGCCGCTCTGCCGGCAGCAGAAGACCTTCGACGAGGACTGGATGGAGTAG
- a CDS encoding long-chain fatty acid--CoA ligase encodes MPARGDTIPEMLADRVRLTPERPAMRFKQDEAWQTITWAQALRGAQEVAAGLAALGVEKGQTVNILSANRPEWHYADWGTMLAGALPVPIYTTNSPEQVAYVAAHSEAKAAFVENADQLRKFIKVLDQLPHLERIILMTGRPDEIDPRILTWEELMGAGRTFEAANPGTVDVRMRSLAPEDLATIVYTSGTTGPPKGSMITHANATWTLRSVDGAVHLAEGRERTVSYLPLAHIFERLVSDWGSIYYGTDVWFAESIDKLADNLREIRPTFMIGVPRVFEKVYARVNESIVTHPKRRLIERAIANGRKVVELQQAGRFVPLGLRMSHALLDRLVLSKLRHQMGLDQAHLVVSGAAPINPEIIWFIRSLGINLVEGYGQTEVTAPTSMTPPDGSRIGTVGPPIPGVEVKIADDGEILVRGGNVFKGYLKDEKATKESFTEDGYLRTGDVGRLDDAGYLMITDRKKDLIITAGGKNIAPQVIEEQLKFSPLISQAVVIGDGRPYVAALLTPDAEALTKWADRNGIGTTNLEELVKDERVLAEISKAVDQVNARLSNVEQVKRWTLLGREFAQEDGEITPTMKARRVIILQRYSEEIEKLYERKPEP; translated from the coding sequence ATGCCTGCACGAGGAGACACGATTCCGGAGATGCTCGCCGATCGCGTTCGGCTCACCCCCGAACGGCCGGCGATGAGGTTCAAGCAGGACGAGGCCTGGCAGACGATCACCTGGGCGCAGGCGCTGCGCGGCGCTCAGGAGGTTGCCGCCGGACTCGCGGCGCTCGGCGTCGAGAAGGGTCAGACGGTCAACATCCTTTCCGCGAACCGTCCGGAGTGGCACTACGCCGACTGGGGAACCATGTTGGCGGGCGCGCTGCCCGTCCCGATCTACACGACCAATTCGCCCGAGCAGGTCGCCTACGTCGCCGCGCATTCCGAGGCGAAAGCCGCGTTCGTCGAGAACGCCGATCAGCTGCGCAAGTTCATCAAGGTCCTCGATCAGCTGCCGCACCTGGAACGGATCATCCTCATGACCGGAAGGCCGGACGAGATCGATCCTCGGATCCTGACCTGGGAGGAGCTCATGGGCGCCGGCCGGACGTTCGAGGCGGCGAACCCCGGCACGGTCGACGTTCGGATGCGGTCGCTGGCTCCCGAGGATCTCGCGACCATCGTCTATACGTCCGGGACGACCGGACCCCCCAAGGGGTCCATGATCACACACGCCAACGCGACCTGGACGCTGCGATCCGTCGACGGGGCGGTGCATCTGGCAGAGGGACGGGAACGCACCGTCTCCTACTTGCCCCTCGCGCACATATTCGAGCGCCTCGTTTCGGACTGGGGAAGCATCTACTACGGAACCGACGTGTGGTTCGCCGAATCGATCGACAAGCTCGCCGACAACCTGCGCGAGATCCGTCCCACCTTCATGATCGGCGTGCCGCGCGTGTTCGAGAAGGTCTACGCTCGCGTCAACGAGTCGATCGTGACCCACCCGAAGCGCCGCCTCATCGAGCGGGCGATCGCGAACGGCCGGAAGGTGGTCGAGCTGCAGCAGGCCGGACGGTTCGTACCTCTCGGTCTCCGAATGAGTCACGCGCTCCTGGACAGGCTGGTGCTGAGCAAGTTGCGCCACCAGATGGGCCTCGACCAAGCGCATCTCGTCGTGAGCGGCGCCGCGCCGATCAATCCCGAGATCATCTGGTTCATCCGTTCGCTCGGCATCAACCTCGTCGAGGGCTACGGTCAGACCGAGGTCACCGCGCCGACGTCGATGACTCCGCCGGACGGCTCGCGGATCGGCACGGTGGGGCCGCCGATCCCGGGCGTCGAGGTCAAGATCGCCGACGACGGAGAGATCCTGGTTCGCGGCGGCAACGTGTTCAAGGGATACCTGAAGGACGAGAAGGCCACGAAGGAGAGCTTCACGGAAGACGGCTACCTCCGCACGGGTGATGTTGGGCGTCTCGACGACGCCGGCTACCTGATGATCACCGACCGCAAGAAGGATCTGATCATCACCGCAGGCGGCAAGAACATCGCTCCCCAGGTGATCGAGGAGCAGCTGAAGTTCTCGCCGCTGATCTCTCAGGCCGTGGTGATCGGCGATGGGCGGCCGTACGTCGCCGCGCTGCTCACGCCCGACGCCGAAGCGCTCACGAAATGGGCCGACCGAAACGGTATCGGGACGACCAACCTCGAGGAGCTCGTGAAGGACGAACGCGTCCTGGCCGAGATCTCGAAGGCCGTTGATCAGGTGAATGCACGCCTGTCCAACGTCGAACAGGTGAAGCGTTGGACGCTCCTCGGTCGCGAGTTCGCTCAAGAGGACGGAGAGATCACTCCGACCATGAAGGCCCGGCGGGTCATCATCCTCCAGCGCTACTCCGAGGAGATCGAGAAGCTCTACGAAAGGAAGCCGGAGCCATGA
- a CDS encoding cupin domain-containing protein, protein MAASPMATATRSVFERLAIDSIPWEPYRDREGREQDGVQQKTVFMVGGGKGYTGLFRLQPGAELPVHVHRTFEHHAWVVEGGCVAGDHYLRAGSYEYVPAGAEHGIDRAGPEGCTLFCLMLRA, encoded by the coding sequence ATGGCCGCATCGCCGATGGCAACAGCAACGCGTAGCGTCTTCGAGCGGCTCGCGATCGACTCGATCCCCTGGGAGCCGTATCGCGATCGCGAAGGCCGCGAGCAAGACGGCGTGCAGCAGAAGACCGTCTTCATGGTCGGCGGCGGGAAGGGCTACACAGGCCTATTCAGGCTGCAGCCCGGCGCCGAGCTTCCGGTGCACGTCCACCGCACCTTCGAGCATCACGCTTGGGTCGTCGAGGGCGGCTGCGTCGCAGGAGACCACTATCTGCGTGCCGGATCGTATGAGTACGTTCCGGCGGGCGCCGAGCACGGGATCGACCGAGCAGGACCCGAGGGTTGCACGCTCTTCTGCTTGATGCTGCGAGCGTGA
- a CDS encoding GNAT family N-acetyltransferase: MAKARTNTVPPVDRDFIQSHTTEVALRDGTRVRLRPVLPGDKAKLVEGFRRLSPESRYRRFHGGVSRLTPALLRYLTEVDYDNHFAWAALAVDEPSEPGIGIARYVRLAEDPGAAEAAVTVADDYQGRGLGTLLLEMIALTALEHGIRRFRSYVLVENAPMIGILTRAEARLEPDSPGVLRVDLNLPDEVELLRSTTLYEVLRAVARGEPPPRTRAWPLGRLIPGDDTR; this comes from the coding sequence GTGGCGAAAGCCCGAACGAACACGGTCCCGCCCGTAGACCGCGACTTCATCCAGAGCCACACGACCGAGGTCGCACTCCGGGACGGCACGCGCGTCCGCCTTCGGCCGGTGCTTCCCGGGGACAAGGCTAAGCTGGTCGAAGGCTTCAGACGGCTTTCGCCTGAATCGCGGTATCGCCGCTTCCACGGCGGCGTATCGCGTTTGACGCCCGCGCTTCTCCGGTATCTCACCGAGGTCGACTACGACAACCATTTCGCCTGGGCGGCGCTCGCCGTGGACGAGCCGAGCGAACCGGGCATCGGCATCGCGCGCTACGTACGACTCGCCGAGGATCCTGGGGCGGCGGAGGCCGCCGTGACCGTGGCCGACGATTATCAGGGCCGCGGCCTCGGCACCTTGCTACTCGAGATGATCGCGCTGACGGCACTGGAGCACGGCATCCGCCGCTTTCGGTCGTACGTCCTGGTCGAGAACGCGCCGATGATCGGCATCCTCACGAGGGCGGAAGCGCGTCTGGAACCGGATTCACCGGGGGTTCTGCGCGTCGATCTCAACCTGCCGGACGAGGTTGAGCTTCTGAGATCGACGACGCTGTATGAAGTGCTTCGAGCCGTCGCGCGCGGGGAGCCGCCACCCCGAACGCGGGCGTGGCCGCTGGGACGGCTGATCCCCGGAGACGACACCCGTTGA
- a CDS encoding universal stress protein produces the protein MASGRIVVGVDGSEGSAGAIRWCADYGGRLGFEIVAVHALALPVYTEAVPFASWPTEDKEFRDKMLATVRDEWCAPLREAGVKYDALLVDGSAPWMLTDVADREDADMIVVGSRGRGGFGELLLGSTSHQLAHHSKRPVVIVPPERT, from the coding sequence ATGGCGAGCGGCCGGATAGTCGTGGGCGTTGATGGATCCGAGGGATCTGCCGGCGCCATCCGATGGTGCGCCGATTACGGCGGGCGCCTCGGCTTCGAGATCGTTGCCGTGCACGCGCTCGCGCTGCCCGTCTACACGGAAGCCGTCCCGTTCGCATCCTGGCCGACCGAGGACAAGGAGTTCCGGGACAAGATGCTGGCAACCGTTCGCGATGAATGGTGCGCGCCACTTCGAGAAGCCGGTGTCAAGTACGACGCTCTGCTCGTCGACGGGAGCGCTCCTTGGATGTTGACCGATGTCGCCGACCGTGAGGACGCCGACATGATCGTCGTCGGCAGCCGGGGGCGGGGTGGATTCGGCGAGCTGCTCCTCGGAAGCACGAGCCACCAGCTGGCCCACCACTCGAAACGTCCGGTGGTGATCGTACCACCCGAACGCACCTAG
- a CDS encoding ABC transporter substrate-binding protein: protein MGKRIRFPIAVTLLALVLAACGTRVDKEAYLAALRRQLQAGAQQGGGPAATGGPTRPGGPAATATTGGSATNTGKGGTGSTGGSSGSSGSDAEKLKLSTAVAGNVISIGMHIPLTGAAPLPTNFSDVVDAVEEYFNAEAKINGRTVRFIIEDDGYDPAKGAAACRKLAEANPLFVIGHTMPAVQDTCAGLFNSRRIPYLMRGTYEEVLKNRPLAFFGTISDDRQGRLLAQYVMNRLDGKNHKIAVVYQNDQTAAYGAFSSEVKARGGKIVVAEQSAPRQSDYAATVQKLRQAGADIVFLSMPPVDAIKISVQSQGDGYHPTWLSGATYWNYNLSVQSAGMALDGAIAFSPWPTIDSAAANSFTDMWRRYRPNSEPEDLGLIIWGWANLARNAMLAAGPQLSRATLFDALNRFSFNETYWQSVTYTESNHNGATSVAVFRADGQSKRWRQVSGFASSF from the coding sequence ATGGGCAAGCGCATCCGATTCCCGATCGCAGTGACCCTCCTCGCACTAGTCCTGGCCGCGTGCGGAACGCGCGTCGACAAGGAGGCCTATCTTGCGGCGCTGCGCCGGCAGCTCCAGGCCGGAGCTCAGCAAGGCGGCGGCCCCGCCGCCACGGGCGGCCCGACTCGGCCCGGCGGCCCGGCGGCGACCGCGACGACCGGCGGATCGGCGACGAACACCGGCAAAGGCGGGACCGGTTCGACCGGCGGTTCATCCGGCTCCAGCGGTTCGGACGCGGAGAAGCTCAAACTCTCGACGGCGGTCGCCGGTAACGTCATCTCGATCGGCATGCACATCCCGCTCACCGGTGCGGCGCCGCTGCCGACGAACTTCTCCGACGTGGTCGATGCCGTCGAGGAGTACTTCAACGCCGAAGCGAAGATCAACGGCCGAACCGTCCGGTTCATCATCGAGGACGACGGCTACGATCCTGCCAAAGGCGCCGCTGCCTGCCGCAAGCTCGCCGAAGCGAACCCTCTATTCGTGATCGGCCACACGATGCCGGCCGTGCAGGACACGTGCGCGGGGCTCTTCAACTCGCGCCGTATCCCCTACCTGATGCGCGGAACCTACGAGGAGGTGCTGAAGAACCGGCCCCTGGCGTTCTTCGGGACGATCTCCGACGACCGTCAGGGACGGCTGCTGGCTCAGTACGTGATGAACCGGCTCGACGGGAAGAACCACAAGATCGCAGTCGTCTATCAGAACGATCAGACGGCCGCCTACGGTGCGTTCTCGTCGGAAGTGAAGGCGAGGGGGGGCAAGATCGTGGTCGCCGAGCAGAGCGCGCCGCGCCAGTCCGACTACGCCGCCACGGTTCAGAAGCTGCGCCAGGCCGGCGCCGACATCGTCTTCCTCTCGATGCCGCCCGTGGATGCCATCAAGATCTCCGTGCAGTCGCAAGGCGACGGCTACCATCCGACCTGGCTGAGCGGCGCCACCTATTGGAACTACAATCTCTCCGTCCAGTCGGCGGGGATGGCCCTCGACGGCGCGATCGCCTTCTCGCCCTGGCCGACGATCGATTCCGCGGCCGCCAACTCCTTCACGGATATGTGGCGGCGCTACCGGCCGAACTCGGAACCGGAGGATCTCGGTCTGATCATCTGGGGTTGGGCGAACCTCGCGCGCAACGCCATGCTGGCCGCCGGCCCACAGCTGTCGCGAGCGACGCTCTTCGACGCCTTGAATCGGTTCAGCTTCAACGAGACGTACTGGCAGTCGGTCACCTACACCGAGTCGAACCACAACGGCGCCACATCGGTCGCCGTTTTCCGAGCCGACGGTCAGTCGAAGCGGTGGCGGCAGGTATCCGGCTTCGCGTCGTCGTTCTGA
- a CDS encoding branched-chain amino acid ABC transporter permease → MIDYLVIGILTGAAYALLAVGFVLVYKGTRIFNLAQGEIGAVGLYVAWSLLGRVPVAVAAAVGIVVSAVTALVVERTIVRRLVGGAPLAALASTLGLALTLAYIEVLIWGANVQTFPSPVGTSSFHLGSATITAPRLAALITAGGVAIGLGVFLRRTRFGLAVRAATSDQSLARVSGVPVGRTRAFVWTLGGALAGVSAILLASVLTFHPLSNTLVLVRAMAGALLGGLTSLPGAFVGGLAVGVVESLVKSQTSISGVPDAAIFALILGTLLIRPGGMWSAREA, encoded by the coding sequence GTGATCGACTACCTCGTCATCGGGATCCTCACCGGAGCCGCCTACGCGCTCCTCGCGGTCGGGTTCGTGCTCGTCTACAAGGGGACGCGGATCTTCAATCTCGCCCAGGGAGAGATCGGAGCCGTCGGCTTGTACGTCGCCTGGTCACTCCTCGGCCGTGTGCCCGTCGCGGTGGCAGCCGCGGTGGGTATCGTCGTTTCGGCAGTTACGGCACTCGTCGTGGAGCGAACGATCGTCCGCCGGCTCGTCGGCGGCGCGCCGCTCGCGGCGCTCGCCTCCACACTGGGGCTGGCGCTGACGCTCGCCTACATCGAGGTGTTGATCTGGGGCGCGAACGTCCAGACGTTCCCATCGCCGGTCGGAACCTCATCCTTCCATCTCGGCTCGGCGACGATCACCGCGCCGCGGCTCGCCGCCCTGATCACGGCCGGCGGCGTCGCCATCGGCCTCGGCGTGTTCCTCCGCAGGACGCGCTTCGGGCTCGCCGTCCGCGCGGCTACCTCCGATCAGAGCCTCGCGAGAGTGTCCGGGGTTCCCGTCGGGCGAACGCGCGCGTTCGTTTGGACGCTCGGCGGTGCACTCGCCGGCGTGTCGGCCATCCTGCTCGCATCGGTGCTGACGTTCCACCCGCTTTCGAACACGCTCGTCCTCGTCCGGGCAATGGCAGGTGCGCTGCTCGGCGGTCTGACGAGCCTCCCCGGCGCCTTCGTCGGCGGGCTCGCCGTCGGTGTCGTGGAGAGCCTCGTGAAGTCACAAACGTCGATCTCGGGTGTCCCCGACGCGGCGATATTCGCGCTGATCCTCGGCACCTTGCTCATCCGGCCGGGAGGGATGTGGAGTGCGCGCGAGGCATGA